CTTGATGATCTAAAGAAATCACAAATTCTTGGATTACTTGAGCAAGGAAAAAGAGTAGATGGTAGGGCACTAGACGAACCAAGAGAAATTTCAATTGAAACTAATGCAATCCCTAAAGCAAATGGTTCTGCACGAGTTCGTCTTGGTGAAACAGAAGTAATTTGTGGAGTAAAAATCCAACCTGACAGACCTTTCCCGGATATGGGTGACAAAGGAATTTTCATTTGTACTGCTGAACTTTTACCACTATCTCATCCAACTGTTGAAACTGGTCCACCGGGACCTGACGTAATTGAGTTGGCAAGAGTAGTTGATAGAGGAATTAGAGAAAGCCACATGATTGATGTTTCTCAACTAGTAATTGAGAAGAATAAATCCGTAGTTGGCGTCTTTGCAGATAATGTGGTTGTTGATTATGATGGCAATCTATTTGATGCGTGTTCTTATGCTGCAGCTGCAGCATT
This genomic window from Nitrosopumilus ureiphilus contains:
- the rrp42 gene encoding exosome complex protein Rrp42 — translated: MTSTSVLDDLKKSQILGLLEQGKRVDGRALDEPREISIETNAIPKANGSARVRLGETEVICGVKIQPDRPFPDMGDKGIFICTAELLPLSHPTVETGPPGPDVIELARVVDRGIRESHMIDVSQLVIEKNKSVVGVFADNVVVDYDGNLFDACSYAAAAALLSSKTPKWNWVDDAPTLADGEETPVPIATIPVSVTMGKIGNHIIVDPNGDEWASMDSRITITTDSDGNICALQKGGSDGFSQDEINQCGEISVRIGTKIREKLKQAQTAGQ